The DNA window TCGAGCACGGCCCGGCCGCGCAGGGGCGCGCCGCCGCCGAGCAGCTGAGCCATCGTGGTCAGGGCACTGCCGCAGAGAATCAGCCGGGTACGGGTGCGCTCCTTCGCGTGTCCCCTCGGGCTGAGCGCGTGCTGCAGGTAGGACGGTAGCGCGGGGGTCGAGGAGACCAGGTAGGGGAACTCATCGATGATGACCGGTGTCGCCCGTTCCTCGCCCAGCCGCAGCAGCTCCTCGAGTCCTTCGCGCCAGTCCCGGAACGTCACCGGCTGCCGCAGCCCGCGGTAGGCGGCGTACGCGGAGCCGAGGTCGGCCAGGTTCTGGGCCTCGCTCTGCTGGGTGGCCGCGAACACCATGCCACCGGTCGCCTCGGCGAGCAGTTCGAGCATGAGGGTCTTGCCCTGGCGCCGGCGCCCGTAGACGAGCCCCAGTGTGGCGCCGTTCGCCGGGCTGGTGGCGAAGTCGGCGAGCTCTTCCCACTCGGAGTCCCGACGGAAGAGACGGTCAGGCTTCGGTAGCACGCGCCCCCCAAAGGACGGACGAGAATGATAGCTGCGACTATCATAGTTACAGCTATCATTCGTTGCCCGGCTCCTACTTGGAGTTGGCCTTCAGGTAGTCGGCGTTCATGCGGGCGATCGTGTCCAGCGGGATGCCCTTGGGGCAGACCGCGGTGCACTCGCCGGTGTTCGTGCAGCCGCCGAAGCCCTCGCCGTCCATCTGGTCCACCATCGCCTTGGCGCGGGTCAGCCGCTCGGGCTGGCCCTGGGGCAGGAGGCTCAGGTGGGTGATCTTGGCGGCGGTGAAGAGGGAGGCCGAGCCGTTCGGGCAGGCCGCCACGCAGGCGCCGCAGCCGATGCAGGTGGCCGCGTCGAAGGCGGAGTCGGCGTCCTCCTTGCGCACCGGCACGCTGTGCGCGTCCGGGGCCGAGCCGGCCGGCACCGAGACGAAGCCGCCCGCCTGGATGATGCGGTCGAAGGCGCTGCGGTCCACGACCAGGTCCTTGACGACCGGGAACGGGGCCGCCCGCCACGGCTCGATGGTGATCTCCGCGCCGTCCTCGAAGTGGCGCATGTGGAGCTGGCACGTGGTGGTCGCGCGCTGCTCGCCGTGGGCGACGCCGTTGATCACCATGCCGCACATGCCGCAGATGCCCTCGCGGCAGTCGTGGTCGAAGGCGATCGGGTCGTCGCCCTCCAGGATCAGGCGCTCGTTGAGGACGTCGAGCATCTCCAGGAAGGACATGTCCGGGGAGATGTCCTCCACCCGGTACGTCACCATCCGTCCCTTGTCCTTGGGACCGCTCTGACGCCAGACCTTGAGGGTCAGGTTCACTTGTAGCTCCGCTGGGTCATCTTGACGTACTCGTACTCGAGCGGTTCCTTGTGCAGCACCGGGCCGTCGGGGGTGCG is part of the Nonomuraea coxensis DSM 45129 genome and encodes:
- a CDS encoding succinate dehydrogenase/fumarate reductase iron-sulfur subunit, giving the protein MNLTLKVWRQSGPKDKGRMVTYRVEDISPDMSFLEMLDVLNERLILEGDDPIAFDHDCREGICGMCGMVINGVAHGEQRATTTCQLHMRHFEDGAEITIEPWRAAPFPVVKDLVVDRSAFDRIIQAGGFVSVPAGSAPDAHSVPVRKEDADSAFDAATCIGCGACVAACPNGSASLFTAAKITHLSLLPQGQPERLTRAKAMVDQMDGEGFGGCTNTGECTAVCPKGIPLDTIARMNADYLKANSK